The stretch of DNA TTAGGTGAGGATTACTATGAAACAAAAGACGGTGTAAAATTGTATTTTTACGATGCTGAATCCATCGACCAGGATTTTAAAGACTATGGGTTAGTAGATTTTCGCCAAGTGGAGGAGCCAAATAAAGATAATAATCATAAACCTTCAATGAAATTTACGATGATTATTTGTAAGAAAGATGCAAAGTGAGAATAGAAGTTTGGAGAAAAGCTGCTTGAATGCGTTTACTACACAATCAATTTTAGTTATAGTTAGATTATCATTAAAAGTTTAAATTTTAAAAAAATAAAGAGGTGAATAATTGAATAAAGTAAATGGCTATTAATTATTGTTACTCTTTATTTGTTTGTGATTACTTTTTTTATTTCGAAATCTATTTATCTGTTTTTTGCTGTTCATATAGATAAATGGAATAGTGCGATAGATATTATTGCGATAGTCATTTTTGTAAGTATTATCCTACCGTTTTCCATATTTATATCTGAGAAACTAACCACTTTTATTTTAAAGACAAGGTTAGTAGAGAAAAAAGTATATTCTGCGCTGTTTACATTACTAATTTTAATACCGATTATCGTGTTTTCCATTAGCTTGATGAATAATTATAAAACAAAAAGTCTAGAAGAAATACTTGAATACGATCGATCCAGTTTTGAAGCAATATTTATTAACCATCAAAATATGTCAGAAGATTATTCTGTAGCTAAGGAGTTGTTGGATTTCCTTAGTCAATACCAAGTGAAGAAGATGAGTGATCGACATTGGAACCCCGATGTCAGTAAAGAGGCAGGTTTTATGATTGAGATTAGAAGTGAAAATGAGGTTGTCATAGCTAGTATTTATGAAAATAGATTACTATTGATGAATAAAAATGGTGATTATTATAGAGTAGTGAATGGTCCAATTGAAATACAATGGGTATATGATTTTATAGCAGGTTTTGATGATTTTTAGAGGTCTTTGAAAAACATTTAAAGGATGATATAGATGAATGAACAATCGGTTAAAGATATTTGGAATGCATTTACAAAAATACAAAGAAATGCTCCGAATTTTGATGAAGTAGATGTATGGGCTTTTGGAGATGCACCGGATCATGCTGACGGTTTGGCGAAATTGGTACTGGAAGGAAAGAAGACAGCTACCTCATCGAGCTATCGGAATTATCTGGCGGATGGGGATTCCTTACCTGAACGAGGCCTGCATAATATTATTCTTAATAGCTATGGAGAGGCCGTTGCAATCATTGTTACGACGGATGTAGAAATAGTACCTTATCATGAAGTAACGGAAGAACATGCTTATTTAGAAGGAGAAGGAGATCTATCTTTGCACTATTGGCAAGAAGTTCATGAAGCTTTTTTTTCGAGGGAGCTGAAAAGAATTGGAGAAGAATTTAGCGGTGAAATACCAGTTGTTTGTGAGAGATTTGAATTGGTATATAAATCAAAAAGTAATTGATTTATAAGGAAGGATAAAAAGAAAAGTAGTAGATCAATGTTCAATAGGATTCGCTATGTATTAAGAGTAGTAGATATAAGTTAATATTTATCCGGTTATATTACAGATTTGGGTGAACATGTTCTTCATTATTTTAATTTTTAATGGAAGGAAGAAGTACATTGGAAAAATGGAAGACTTTACAATCTGAATATATACATCAAAGTGATTTTGGTAACATTAGACTAGATAAATGTGAATTACCAAACGGCACAGTAATCGAAGCTTATCATGTAAATGAACATCCTGATTGGGTTAATGCTGTAGTGATAACGAAGGAGAAGGAGATTGTAATTGTTGAACAATTTCGCTATGCAGGTAATGATATTTTTTTTGAGATACCTGCTGGGAATCTTGAACAATATGAAACCCATGAGGAAGGTATCGTAAGAGAGGTGTTGGAAGAGACGGGATATATATCGGTTCATCAACCAATTCTACTAGGTGATTGTAAGGTTAATCCTGCAACGCAAACGAATAATATGAAAACATTTTTAATCCTAGATGCTGTAAAAGAGAAGGAACAAAACTTAGATAAGATCGAGGATATAAAAGTTCATCTATTTGATTTTGATACATTCGGTCGTATGCTCTGGAGAAATTCGGTTAATACTCAATTATTTACTGCGTATGCTTACTATATGGCAAAAGATTATTTAACCTATAGAAATAAAAATGATGAATCTGAAAATAACGAGGTTCAAAGTTACAGAGGTTAATACCTATATCTGTATATTGGAATGAATAGATTATTACTATAAAAGTAGAATTATATCTGAAAATGGGCTAGGAGAACCTAGAATGCAAATAAATATACATAAAAATCATGATTATAATAATCCGCAGTTAATGCCTTTTATACTGAAAAATAATGAAGAAGAATTATTACTATATCTATTAAACAATAATAAAGTAGATTTTATTTATACTGCTTTAATTGAAAATAATATAGTTGGAGTACTTTTAGCATGGAAAAATAGTATGCATCCATATTGTTTATATTTTCGCATTATTACCGATGACTTGATTTACACCGTGGATATTGAGAAAGGGTTATTAGATAAGCTTAGTAAATCAACAAATCAACTACCTTTACAAACATCTATTGCGGATATTTATACTGACTCCAAAAAGGTTTATGAAGATATAGGATTTAAACTAATTCGAAAAACGTATATGCCTAAGTTAGAT from Oceanobacillus iheyensis HTE831 encodes:
- a CDS encoding NUDIX hydrolase — encoded protein: MEKWKTLQSEYIHQSDFGNIRLDKCELPNGTVIEAYHVNEHPDWVNAVVITKEKEIVIVEQFRYAGNDIFFEIPAGNLEQYETHEEGIVREVLEETGYISVHQPILLGDCKVNPATQTNNMKTFLILDAVKEKEQNLDKIEDIKVHLFDFDTFGRMLWRNSVNTQLFTAYAYYMAKDYLTYRNKNDESENNEVQSYRG
- a CDS encoding ASCH domain-containing protein, which codes for MNEQSVKDIWNAFTKIQRNAPNFDEVDVWAFGDAPDHADGLAKLVLEGKKTATSSSYRNYLADGDSLPERGLHNIILNSYGEAVAIIVTTDVEIVPYHEVTEEHAYLEGEGDLSLHYWQEVHEAFFSRELKRIGEEFSGEIPVVCERFELVYKSKSN